One window of Leptospiraceae bacterium genomic DNA carries:
- a CDS encoding M48 family metalloprotease, with the protein MLIQRKLNLIFILLLCLFVFNNCEQIADAAFSDKDDIEMGANLDKEIRSKPTEFPILVNNELQGYVQSIVKQLIRSPLVKRKKTYSYKVTILNDDKAINAFCTPGGYIYVYTGLLKFLDNEASLAAVLSHEIAHAEKRHVRQRMLSAMGVQLIVSAILGNGSSVFKEMGLQIAGTLALLSNSRGDELEADELGFLYLQSSPYYQGAMSYFFEKIAKEEKRNRMSKAVESLLSTHPIPEERLKANSERIRLAKIQPPIPSNLLETRYKSIIKKHLRAGSTLDGEPIDDRG; encoded by the coding sequence GTGCTTATACAAAGAAAACTCAATCTAATTTTTATTTTGCTCTTATGTCTTTTTGTATTTAACAATTGCGAGCAAATTGCTGACGCTGCCTTCTCTGATAAAGACGATATAGAAATGGGAGCAAACCTTGACAAAGAAATTCGCTCTAAGCCAACCGAATTTCCAATCCTAGTCAACAATGAGTTACAGGGCTATGTGCAATCCATAGTCAAACAACTCATTCGCTCCCCTTTGGTTAAGAGAAAGAAAACTTACTCTTACAAAGTAACCATTCTAAACGATGATAAAGCAATCAATGCCTTTTGCACACCGGGCGGCTATATCTATGTATACACAGGACTTCTAAAATTTCTAGACAATGAAGCAAGTCTCGCGGCAGTTCTTTCTCATGAAATTGCTCACGCAGAAAAGCGTCATGTGCGACAAAGAATGCTTTCTGCGATGGGAGTGCAACTCATAGTATCTGCAATCCTTGGAAATGGCTCGTCTGTTTTCAAAGAAATGGGTTTACAAATCGCAGGCACTCTCGCCCTTCTCTCAAACAGTCGGGGCGATGAATTAGAGGCAGATGAATTGGGATTTCTCTATTTGCAATCAAGTCCTTATTACCAGGGAGCCATGTCTTATTTTTTTGAAAAAATCGCCAAAGAAGAAAAGAGAAATCGAATGAGTAAAGCAGTCGAGAGTCTACTATCGACCCACCCAATTCCCGAAGAGCGGCTAAAGGCTAATTCCGAAAGAATTCGTTTAGCAAAGATACAGCCGCCTATTCCATCCAATCTTCTAGAAACAAGATATAAATCAATTATCAAAAAACACCTGAGAGCCGGTAGCACTCTAGACGGTGAACCGATAGACGATAGAGGCTAA
- a CDS encoding glycoside hydrolase family 3 protein, producing the protein MKKKSILNSHKLFLQILYVSLSLAPAWLITSIHATDYSDIRKRTLEQAAEIVSKMTDEEKAGQVIHIAIPKNYLDEVAISELQKVRPGGVILFGVNVGKKKEIRALTKGLQLEMKNLNSPPLFISIDQEGGRVVRVEKGVTSFPGALAIGQTKNPSYAFNAGLITSYELNKLGINLLLAPVLDVNNNPENPVINTRSFGMTLDAGDLAISYERGARLGGAIPVIKHFPGHGDTNVDSHLGLPVIEKTEAELLDFELVPFQKSIQEGAKAVMSAHIIYPNLDKKYPSTLSKKILTDILRKKLGFEGMVMTDAMEMHAISKNFQNEKTGSLAIMAGADVILLTSWGNTTTHYYNMILESIKNKEFDIDGKNVLDESIKRQIALKIENGLFHSSYSYKKIEDPTLEEFIKEKRKISNDRYNDLKVANIEELNARMSLDAVKSYKTPFKTISLSESKNFVYICKNETVRSELTALNIPYYSEKKIPKLLKKAAGKTFVFDSKDQKEIDAVVGIAEKNPKVEFIVLHYGSPFLKLPQLANVKIVFSFSPTKESIHALINESLNTEKPREIPATDLITSKQVLRN; encoded by the coding sequence ATGAAAAAAAAATCAATACTTAACTCTCATAAACTATTTCTTCAAATCCTCTATGTCTCGTTGTCTCTAGCGCCAGCGTGGCTAATAACTAGTATCCATGCGACTGACTATTCTGATATTCGTAAACGCACTCTAGAACAAGCTGCTGAAATTGTATCCAAGATGACAGATGAAGAAAAAGCAGGACAGGTAATTCATATTGCTATTCCTAAAAACTATTTAGACGAAGTAGCCATTAGTGAATTACAAAAAGTAAGACCCGGTGGAGTCATTTTATTTGGAGTCAATGTAGGAAAGAAAAAAGAAATTCGCGCGCTTACAAAAGGACTTCAATTAGAAATGAAAAATCTAAACTCTCCTCCTCTGTTTATTTCTATAGACCAAGAAGGCGGAAGAGTAGTGAGAGTAGAAAAAGGGGTGACTAGTTTTCCGGGTGCCCTCGCCATCGGACAGACAAAGAATCCTAGCTATGCATTTAATGCCGGTCTTATTACTTCTTATGAATTAAACAAGCTTGGGATTAATTTGCTATTAGCCCCTGTGCTAGATGTAAACAACAATCCAGAAAACCCAGTGATCAATACGCGCTCTTTCGGAATGACGTTAGACGCCGGAGACCTTGCTATCTCTTATGAAAGAGGAGCAAGATTAGGTGGAGCAATTCCTGTTATAAAACATTTTCCCGGACATGGAGATACAAATGTAGACAGTCATTTAGGTCTTCCTGTAATTGAAAAGACAGAGGCAGAGCTTTTAGACTTTGAATTAGTTCCTTTTCAAAAATCAATACAAGAAGGTGCAAAGGCTGTGATGAGTGCTCATATCATTTATCCCAATCTAGATAAAAAATATCCTTCTACACTTTCTAAGAAAATACTTACAGATATTTTGCGAAAGAAACTTGGATTCGAAGGAATGGTGATGACAGACGCAATGGAGATGCACGCGATATCTAAGAATTTCCAAAATGAAAAAACAGGCTCTTTAGCTATCATGGCTGGTGCTGACGTAATTCTTCTAACAAGTTGGGGAAATACAACAACACATTATTATAACATGATTCTAGAGAGTATTAAAAATAAAGAGTTCGACATTGACGGCAAGAACGTGTTAGACGAATCTATTAAAAGACAAATTGCTTTAAAGATTGAAAACGGACTCTTTCATAGTTCGTATTCCTATAAAAAGATTGAAGATCCAACTCTAGAAGAATTCATTAAAGAAAAAAGAAAAATTTCTAACGACCGATACAACGACTTGAAAGTGGCGAATATTGAAGAGTTAAATGCGCGTATGTCGCTTGATGCGGTTAAGAGCTATAAGACTCCATTTAAAACAATTTCTCTATCTGAATCGAAGAACTTTGTATATATATGTAAAAATGAAACAGTTCGCTCCGAGCTTACTGCTTTAAATATTCCCTATTACTCAGAAAAGAAAATTCCAAAGCTACTTAAAAAAGCAGCAGGCAAGACATTTGTTTTCGATTCAAAAGACCAAAAAGAAATAGATGCAGTTGTAGGTATAGCAGAGAAGAATCCAAAAGTGGAATTTATTGTATTACATTATGGTTCTCCTTTTTTGAAATTGCCACAGCTTGCTAATGTAAAGATTGTATTCTCTTTTTCTCCGACCAAAGAGTCTATTCATGCCTTAATCAATGAAAGCTTGAATACAGAAAAACCAAGAGAAATTCCTGCAACGGATTTAATTACTTCAAAACAGGTTTTACGGAATTAG
- a CDS encoding M48 family metalloprotease, with translation MLARLILLHKKINLWSFYITSLLLAVVVVGFWFLLFIAMIFQAKTSFKDAFIILLIAVITSFLSIQLFLFTKRKYNEVKNETIESQEKKMEEWKAKMNQLVDMVKQSPLAKPQFKIQNPIDIIRPTEDTLNKNPYPQDRDSPEKSESENFKNVEYLKLTAEDFKKLNKIIEKEIFIFNATLPGISNVLKKIKIDEEDIFRSILESYPEVQQASFLQPNKDSSEGAYHYYLRNLLKTGFELNKANYASLFKIVEEVTTLFQIKPKIRIFKVKQGGTENAFVISSGDNLILAFCDNLLNLIKDEKELRYVVGHELGHFVYKHGESSIHNNIFALHRSNRELSYDEKCFLASQNGLFFLSISCLIRQIQELNADRAGLFASGDFESSVSASLKVSAGNIDEFGLYNSKDYLKQATHLMKLGNYFELNDIFRTHPIEALRVKALEYFYLSDLYSEIIKPTPTKYKAELFIKELFKIIPISFMIEGMEKPIGNYITGEVFLLLSAYGVMLADKKKDRRELDYFKKMEIQFSHHYNTLDIVKRTDFLNQTKERQKIILKEYAEKIKEDNPDYARIIIDNMIQIAKIDSKITFEEIQFILTISEWMNATDLCQSELQNHFGWKFALDEEGNVMREA, from the coding sequence ATGTTAGCAAGACTAATACTATTACATAAGAAAATCAACCTATGGTCGTTTTATATCACATCGCTATTACTTGCAGTTGTAGTAGTCGGATTTTGGTTTTTATTATTCATTGCCATGATCTTCCAAGCAAAAACATCTTTCAAAGATGCGTTTATCATATTACTCATTGCAGTCATAACGAGTTTTCTATCCATTCAGCTCTTCTTATTCACAAAGAGAAAATACAATGAAGTGAAAAATGAAACGATTGAATCACAAGAAAAGAAAATGGAAGAATGGAAAGCCAAGATGAATCAATTAGTAGATATGGTAAAGCAATCTCCGCTGGCTAAACCCCAATTCAAAATTCAAAATCCTATCGACATTATAAGACCAACGGAAGATACTTTGAATAAGAATCCTTACCCGCAAGATAGGGATTCTCCTGAAAAATCGGAAAGTGAAAATTTTAAAAACGTAGAATACCTTAAATTAACCGCAGAGGATTTCAAAAAACTAAATAAAATAATTGAAAAAGAAATATTCATTTTCAATGCAACCCTGCCGGGTATTTCGAACGTCTTAAAAAAAATTAAAATTGATGAAGAAGATATTTTTAGATCCATATTAGAATCTTATCCAGAAGTTCAACAGGCTTCCTTTCTTCAACCTAACAAGGATTCAAGTGAAGGAGCATATCACTATTACCTGCGAAATCTTCTAAAAACAGGATTTGAGTTAAATAAGGCAAACTATGCTTCTCTGTTTAAAATAGTGGAAGAAGTCACCACCCTCTTCCAGATAAAACCGAAAATTCGTATTTTTAAAGTAAAACAAGGTGGAACTGAAAACGCATTTGTAATTTCTTCCGGCGACAACTTAATATTAGCCTTTTGCGATAATTTGTTAAATCTAATTAAGGATGAGAAAGAGCTTAGGTATGTGGTGGGGCATGAGTTAGGACATTTCGTTTATAAGCATGGCGAATCCTCCATACATAATAATATTTTTGCGCTTCATCGGTCCAATAGAGAATTATCCTATGATGAAAAATGTTTTCTAGCTTCGCAGAACGGACTTTTTTTTCTTTCCATATCTTGTTTAATCAGACAAATTCAAGAATTAAATGCAGATAGAGCCGGGTTATTTGCATCCGGAGATTTCGAAAGTTCTGTGAGCGCAAGCTTGAAAGTATCCGCAGGCAATATTGACGAATTTGGACTCTATAATTCAAAGGATTATTTAAAACAAGCTACTCATCTGATGAAATTAGGAAATTACTTTGAATTAAATGACATTTTTAGAACTCACCCAATAGAGGCACTTCGAGTGAAAGCATTGGAATATTTTTACCTTTCTGACCTATACAGCGAAATAATCAAACCCACACCAACCAAGTATAAAGCAGAATTATTTATCAAGGAGTTATTTAAAATTATCCCCATATCCTTTATGATAGAAGGCATGGAAAAACCTATTGGCAATTACATCACGGGTGAGGTATTTTTACTACTAAGCGCATACGGTGTAATGCTTGCCGATAAGAAAAAAGATAGAAGGGAATTAGATTATTTTAAAAAAATGGAAATTCAATTTTCCCATCATTACAATACCTTGGATATAGTAAAACGTACCGATTTTTTAAATCAGACAAAGGAAAGACAAAAAATAATTCTAAAAGAATACGCCGAGAAAATTAAAGAAGATAATCCTGATTATGCCCGAATTATCATCGACAATATGATTCAAATCGCAAAAATAGATTCTAAAATTACATTTGAAGAAATTCAATTTATCCTTACAATCTCTGAATGGATGAATGCAACTGATTTATGTCAGTCAGAGTTACAAAATCATTTTGGTTGGAAATTTGCTTTAGACGAAGAAGGAAATGTAATGAGAGAAGCTTAA
- a CDS encoding tail fiber protein, with protein MTPEETSHTERERERERERVTSFSLPKYFRRFIYLISKRQKSTLIKNSITPVTSNRFIVRGLLTLKRSLTQFACSTLQSLSSGFKFGLGMLAAFLTAGLLAVAVTGVMNSFSDGETLTAGKLNTNFQTLKTAIASIETIPPGTIVAFGGTTAPTGWLLCDGTQISQTTYSNLYAAIGCNFGCSGGNFHLPDLRGRFLRGRDGGSGRDPDSGTRTAMNTGGNSADNVGSVQGDAFKSHTHSIAKANGNTCTGCGNIYTYLDAAQVIDNTAIIQNTGGNETRPVNASVNFIVKQ; from the coding sequence ATGACACCAGAAGAAACATCCCACACCGAGAGAGAGAGAGAGAGAGAGAGAGAGAGAGTAACATCGTTTAGCCTGCCGAAATACTTTAGAAGATTTATTTATCTTATTTCGAAAAGACAAAAATCAACACTTATAAAAAATAGCATTACTCCTGTCACCTCGAATCGCTTCATCGTGAGAGGTCTATTAACCTTAAAACGATCACTCACGCAATTTGCTTGTTCCACATTACAAAGTCTATCTTCTGGCTTTAAGTTCGGATTAGGCATGTTAGCCGCATTCCTAACCGCCGGCTTACTTGCAGTAGCCGTTACTGGTGTGATGAATTCGTTTTCCGATGGAGAGACATTGACTGCGGGAAAGTTAAATACAAACTTCCAAACTTTAAAGACAGCAATCGCTAGTATAGAAACAATACCACCTGGAACAATCGTAGCCTTCGGTGGAACTACTGCTCCTACAGGTTGGCTTCTCTGTGATGGAACGCAAATTAGCCAAACAACATACTCAAATCTTTACGCTGCCATCGGTTGCAACTTTGGATGCAGCGGAGGTAATTTCCATTTACCGGACTTACGCGGTCGCTTCCTTCGCGGCAGAGATGGAGGTAGTGGACGTGATCCCGACAGTGGCACACGCACAGCTATGAACACGGGTGGGAATTCAGCGGATAATGTTGGTTCTGTGCAGGGGGATGCGTTTAAGAGTCATACGCACAGTATAGCAAAAGCAAATGGTAACACTTGCACCGGTTGTGGAAATATTTATACATATTTAGATGCAGCTCAAGTAATAGACAATACCGCAATTATCCAAAATACAGGTGGCAATGAAACTCGTCCTGTGAATGCATCAGTCAATTTTATTGTGAAGCAGTGA
- the hemW gene encoding radical SAM family heme chaperone HemW yields the protein MNTISYRSGYAGLYLHFPYCIHKCSYCDFYSVGIGKNKTPDQSSLFENYKKEFELRISLDSSILNYTFDTIFIGGGTPSLANLDLLTELLDYIKSKLNFAENTEFTMEMNPEDISPEKLALMHKIGVNRVNAGIQSFHKDLLTTLDRYNDEEKYSQVLDHLSSSNIKRFGIDLIYGIPGQTLDMFLSDLNRSIDARVTHISLYSLTVEKGTEYAKQLKKKQAKPPNEDLQLEILQTLPNLLGAKGYKQYEVSNYCKEGEESRHNLKYWTMEKYLSLGPGAHGFTDKGRYFNHRSIDKYTSGEFGLAYESPVYLDELALCLFRLFIPFDLVSFFVLIPDKKERLEELIHSWVKSGLCDYTNGIFQWKKHAVTRLDEFILAIVGV from the coding sequence TTGAACACGATTTCTTATCGAAGCGGTTACGCTGGATTATACCTTCACTTTCCTTATTGTATTCACAAATGTTCCTACTGCGATTTTTATTCAGTAGGAATCGGGAAAAATAAAACACCCGATCAGAGTTCTTTATTTGAAAATTATAAAAAGGAATTTGAGCTTCGTATAAGTTTAGATTCTTCCATTCTAAATTATACTTTTGATACAATCTTCATTGGTGGAGGAACTCCTTCTCTGGCTAATTTAGATTTGCTCACAGAATTATTGGACTATATAAAATCCAAACTCAACTTTGCAGAAAATACTGAGTTTACGATGGAGATGAATCCAGAAGATATTTCTCCTGAAAAACTTGCTCTTATGCACAAAATAGGCGTAAACCGCGTGAATGCAGGGATTCAAAGTTTTCATAAAGACTTGCTTACAACATTAGATCGTTACAACGACGAAGAAAAATATTCACAGGTTCTAGATCATCTTTCTTCTTCTAATATCAAGCGTTTTGGCATTGATTTGATTTATGGGATTCCGGGACAGACTTTGGATATGTTTTTGTCTGACTTAAATCGAAGTATTGATGCGAGAGTAACACATATTAGCCTATATAGTTTAACTGTCGAGAAAGGAACTGAATACGCTAAACAGTTAAAAAAGAAACAAGCCAAACCTCCGAATGAAGATTTACAATTAGAAATACTGCAAACTCTACCTAATTTACTCGGGGCAAAAGGCTACAAGCAATATGAAGTTTCCAATTATTGCAAAGAAGGCGAAGAATCCCGTCACAATCTAAAATATTGGACGATGGAGAAATATCTATCTTTAGGACCGGGGGCACATGGGTTTACAGATAAGGGTCGTTATTTTAATCATCGCTCGATTGATAAGTATACAAGCGGTGAATTTGGATTAGCCTATGAAAGTCCAGTCTATCTAGATGAATTAGCACTTTGTTTATTTAGATTATTCATTCCTTTTGATTTGGTTTCATTTTTCGTTTTAATACCAGATAAAAAAGAAAGGTTAGAAGAATTAATTCATAGTTGGGTTAAATCTGGATTATGCGATTATACGAATGGAATTTTTCAATGGAAAAAGCACGCTGTTACACGCTTGGACGAGTTTATTCTCGCAATTGTTGGGGTTTGA
- a CDS encoding MBL fold metallo-hydrolase: protein MKKFQYIYSEGDHKWGIIARDPKKPSYLIDTNEYVLCKNGKLIVTDPGGIEIFPAVLSSLSTEVNPINIEYIFASHQDPDIISSLTLWLDIDPKIKCFTSVLWSTFLPHFGGNNETFAIIPDNGMNFSFHGLDLEFVPAHYLHSSGNFHLYDKKAKIYFSGDVGAALLPPDLLSESEIYVNDFDSHIKYCKGFHERWMGSNEAKNDWCSRVSQLNIDQFCPQHGLIFKGKDVERFINWFAELKVGILKS from the coding sequence TTGAAAAAATTTCAGTATATCTATTCGGAAGGAGATCACAAGTGGGGGATAATCGCACGTGACCCCAAGAAGCCTTCTTATTTAATTGATACGAATGAATATGTGCTTTGCAAAAATGGAAAATTGATTGTGACTGATCCGGGGGGAATAGAGATTTTCCCCGCAGTTCTAAGTTCTCTTTCAACAGAAGTAAATCCAATCAATATAGAATATATTTTTGCAAGTCACCAGGACCCGGATATTATTTCTTCTCTCACTCTCTGGCTAGATATTGATCCTAAAATCAAATGCTTTACAAGCGTTCTTTGGTCAACGTTTCTTCCTCATTTCGGTGGTAATAATGAGACGTTTGCCATTATCCCCGATAATGGAATGAATTTTTCTTTTCATGGCTTGGATTTAGAATTTGTTCCTGCTCATTATTTGCATTCATCGGGTAATTTTCATTTGTATGATAAGAAAGCAAAGATTTATTTTTCTGGAGATGTAGGCGCTGCTCTTCTTCCTCCCGATCTACTTTCCGAATCAGAAATTTATGTGAACGACTTTGACTCCCATATCAAATACTGCAAAGGATTTCACGAAAGATGGATGGGATCAAATGAAGCAAAGAATGATTGGTGCTCACGAGTCAGTCAGCTAAACATAGACCAATTCTGTCCTCAGCATGGATTGATCTTTAAAGGTAAGGATGTGGAACGTTTTATCAATTGGTTCGCAGAATTAAAAGTAGGAATTTTGAAGAGCTAG